The Microbulbifer hydrolyticus genome has a segment encoding these proteins:
- the tpx gene encoding thiol peroxidase — protein sequence MATVTMKGNPVETVGELPAAGSQAPAFTLVQGDLSDLTLESLAGKRIVLNIFPSVDTGTCAMSVRTFNEKAAALDNAVVVCVSADLPFAMTRFCGAEGIENVKLGSAFRSDFGSDYGVTFKSGPLTGLLSRAVVVIDESGKVAYTEQVAEITEEPDYESALTAL from the coding sequence ATGGCAACAGTCACAATGAAGGGAAACCCGGTGGAAACCGTCGGTGAACTGCCCGCGGCGGGCAGTCAGGCGCCAGCATTCACTCTGGTGCAGGGCGACCTTTCCGATCTCACACTGGAAAGCCTGGCAGGCAAGCGCATCGTGCTGAATATTTTCCCGTCTGTGGACACCGGCACCTGTGCCATGTCGGTTCGCACCTTCAATGAAAAGGCCGCCGCGCTGGACAATGCCGTCGTGGTCTGTGTCTCTGCGGATCTACCGTTCGCCATGACCCGCTTCTGTGGTGCCGAAGGTATCGAGAACGTGAAACTGGGTTCGGCGTTTCGCTCCGACTTCGGCAGCGATTACGGTGTCACCTTCAAAAGTGGCCCGCTCACCGGTTTGTTGTCCCGCGCGGTTGTCGTAATCGACGAGAGTGGCAAGGTCGCCTATACCGAGCAGGTTGCCGAAATCACTGAAGAGCCGGACTACGAGAGTGCGCTCACTGCGCTTTAA
- a CDS encoding M13 family metallopeptidase, whose product MKKLLLPLAIAGIISGTALTGCSQSESPKADTTQTSTSAAEASAIQVAELGSGIDLSAMDTSVRPQDDFYSFVNGKWMETTEIPADKSRWGGFSILRDKATEEVKALIMEAGDHADSTGAKQIGDLYNSFMNEELIEKKGLNAISGELAKVDAIQSQKDLTDFFAYADTVGYDAPFGGTIYQDLKQVENYITFMWQAGLGLPDRDYYFDDSEKGQKLQQAYRDYLVEMQQIAGLENAEEFADKLFNLEKSLAEHHRTRVENRDPDKYYNKRTVAELKEMMPAVDWDSYLQKAHLEKAEEFIVGQPEYLEAANDIIADTELDTWKRYLKIKVLSAAAPYMHSEIAQANFDFYGTTIRGTKEMEPRWKRAVQFVNGSVGELVGQRYVEKYFPPEAKARMVKLVDNLKAAYKESIESLAWMSEDTKKEALTKLANFTTKIGYPDKWRDYSDLQVSADDLVGNALAATLFETMHERDKLGKPLDRGEWGMSPQTVNAYYNPAMNEIVFPAAILQPPFFNMNAEDAVNYGGIGGVIGHEIGHGFDDKGSKFDGKGYLNNWWTDSDRANFEGLTNKLVAQYNGFEPLEDEHVNGELTLGENIGDLSGLGIAYKAYKMSLNGEEAPVLDGFNGDQRVFLGWAQVWRSKMREEALSERLKTDPHSPAEYRVQGVLPNIDAFYSAFDVKEGDGMYLPEEERVVIW is encoded by the coding sequence ATGAAAAAACTGCTTCTTCCCCTGGCAATTGCCGGCATCATCTCCGGCACGGCTCTGACCGGCTGTTCGCAATCCGAAAGCCCCAAGGCAGACACCACCCAGACCAGCACTTCCGCTGCTGAAGCCTCCGCCATTCAGGTCGCCGAGCTGGGCTCCGGCATCGACCTGAGCGCCATGGATACTAGCGTGCGCCCGCAGGACGACTTCTACAGCTTCGTTAACGGCAAGTGGATGGAAACCACTGAAATCCCCGCGGACAAATCCCGCTGGGGTGGTTTCAGCATTCTCCGCGACAAGGCAACCGAGGAAGTAAAGGCCCTGATCATGGAAGCCGGCGACCATGCCGATAGCACTGGAGCCAAACAGATCGGCGACCTGTACAACAGCTTTATGAACGAAGAGCTGATCGAGAAGAAGGGTCTCAACGCGATTTCCGGCGAACTGGCCAAGGTCGATGCGATCCAGTCGCAGAAAGATCTGACCGACTTTTTCGCCTATGCCGATACCGTGGGCTACGACGCACCTTTCGGTGGCACTATTTATCAGGACCTCAAGCAGGTCGAAAATTACATCACTTTCATGTGGCAGGCGGGCCTCGGCCTTCCGGATCGTGACTACTACTTCGACGACTCCGAAAAAGGACAGAAGCTACAGCAGGCCTACCGCGACTACCTGGTCGAGATGCAACAGATTGCCGGCCTGGAGAACGCCGAAGAATTTGCGGACAAACTGTTCAATCTGGAGAAAAGCCTGGCTGAGCACCATCGCACCCGCGTGGAAAACCGGGATCCGGACAAGTACTACAACAAGAGAACCGTCGCCGAGCTGAAAGAGATGATGCCCGCAGTTGACTGGGACAGCTACCTGCAGAAAGCACACCTGGAAAAGGCCGAAGAGTTTATTGTCGGTCAGCCGGAATACCTCGAAGCTGCCAACGACATCATTGCGGACACCGAACTGGATACCTGGAAGCGCTACCTGAAGATCAAAGTACTTTCCGCTGCAGCACCCTACATGCACAGCGAAATTGCCCAGGCCAACTTTGATTTCTATGGCACCACCATTCGCGGCACCAAAGAAATGGAACCCCGCTGGAAGCGTGCAGTACAGTTCGTCAATGGTTCCGTGGGTGAACTCGTCGGCCAGCGGTACGTGGAAAAATACTTCCCGCCGGAAGCCAAGGCTCGCATGGTTAAGCTGGTGGACAATCTGAAGGCTGCCTATAAAGAATCCATCGAATCCCTGGCCTGGATGAGTGAAGACACCAAGAAAGAAGCGCTGACCAAGCTGGCCAACTTCACCACCAAGATCGGTTATCCGGACAAATGGCGCGACTACAGCGACCTGCAGGTAAGTGCCGACGATCTGGTGGGCAATGCCCTCGCCGCCACTCTGTTTGAAACCATGCACGAGCGCGACAAGCTGGGTAAACCGCTGGACCGCGGTGAGTGGGGCATGAGCCCGCAGACCGTGAACGCCTACTACAACCCGGCAATGAACGAGATCGTGTTCCCGGCCGCTATCCTGCAGCCGCCCTTCTTCAATATGAATGCGGAAGATGCCGTGAACTACGGTGGCATCGGCGGTGTAATCGGCCACGAAATCGGCCACGGCTTCGACGACAAGGGCAGCAAGTTCGATGGCAAGGGCTACCTGAATAACTGGTGGACCGACTCCGACCGCGCCAACTTTGAAGGCCTCACCAACAAGCTGGTTGCCCAGTACAATGGTTTCGAGCCGCTGGAAGACGAGCACGTAAATGGCGAGCTGACCCTTGGTGAGAACATTGGTGACCTGTCCGGTCTCGGCATCGCCTACAAGGCGTACAAGATGTCCCTGAACGGCGAGGAAGCACCGGTGCTCGACGGCTTCAATGGCGACCAGCGTGTATTCCTGGGCTGGGCACAGGTATGGCGCAGCAAAATGCGCGAGGAAGCCTTGAGCGAGCGCCTGAAAACCGACCCGCACTCACCCGCGGAGTACCGTGTACAGGGTGTTCTGCCCAATATCGACGCGTTCTATTCCGCGTTCGATGTAAAAGAGGGTGACGGTATGTACCTTCCGGAAGAAGAGCGTGTCGTTATCTGGTAA
- a CDS encoding MFS transporter, whose product MAHKNQFQLLATRRFLPFFCTQSLGAFNDNVFKNALIVMIAFRLATSEANFLINLAAGLFILPFFLFSATAGQVADKLDKSTLIRRIKLAEIGIALLGISALYSGNNYLCLGVLFLLGVQSAFFGPVKYAILPQHLQKTELVGGNALVEMGTFVSILTGTIVGGLLAGFTGEGESGLLWISTVILVTAITGYLVSRAIPKAAPPAPDLKINYNPVTQTVRILKEAAKKPAVFYAIIGISWFWLLGAAYLTQIPSLTRNVLGGSESLVTLLLCCFTIGVAIGSLLCGRLSGGRVELGLVPIGAAGLTVVGILLATTTGSYQPPAEATIAAFWANDGALGILVNLTLIGIFGGFFIVPLYSMMQERSDPEIRARIIAVNNVFNALFMVVAAVLGIVFLNVLDATIPQFFLIIALMNAAVAIFVFNRVPEFAMRLLIWLLSHTMYRVKHQGLEKIPAEGAAIIACNHVSYVDALLLAGAIRRPIRFIMYKPIYEIPVLHFIFKTSRAIPICSRQRDPEGYARAFEEIEQGLKDGDLLCIFPEGQLTKDGELQPFKAGIEKILQRTPVPVIPMALRGLWGSFFSHKDGHAFSTLPKRFWSRVCVVADQPLEASAVKLDELQERVLGLRGEQR is encoded by the coding sequence ATGGCCCACAAGAACCAGTTTCAACTGCTGGCTACCCGCCGCTTTCTGCCGTTCTTCTGCACTCAGTCCCTGGGCGCGTTTAACGACAATGTGTTCAAGAATGCGCTAATCGTAATGATCGCGTTCCGGCTTGCCACCAGTGAAGCGAACTTTCTGATCAACCTTGCCGCCGGGCTGTTTATCTTGCCGTTTTTCCTGTTCTCCGCCACCGCCGGGCAGGTGGCCGACAAGCTCGATAAAAGCACACTGATCCGACGTATCAAACTCGCTGAAATAGGTATCGCACTACTCGGTATCAGCGCACTCTACAGCGGCAATAATTATCTCTGCCTGGGTGTCCTGTTTCTGCTCGGGGTGCAATCGGCATTTTTCGGGCCGGTGAAGTACGCGATCCTGCCGCAGCACCTGCAGAAAACCGAGCTGGTGGGCGGCAATGCACTGGTGGAAATGGGTACTTTCGTTTCCATTCTCACCGGCACCATTGTCGGCGGATTACTGGCCGGTTTTACCGGTGAAGGAGAATCCGGGTTGCTGTGGATCTCCACCGTGATTCTGGTCACGGCCATCACCGGCTACCTGGTAAGTCGCGCTATCCCCAAGGCGGCTCCACCTGCGCCGGACCTGAAGATCAACTACAACCCCGTCACCCAGACCGTCCGCATCCTGAAGGAAGCCGCGAAAAAGCCCGCGGTGTTTTACGCGATTATCGGAATTTCCTGGTTCTGGCTGCTGGGAGCGGCCTACCTGACACAGATCCCAAGCCTCACGCGCAATGTACTCGGTGGTAGCGAATCACTGGTTACCCTGCTGCTCTGCTGCTTCACCATCGGTGTAGCCATCGGATCGCTGCTGTGTGGACGACTGTCTGGTGGACGGGTGGAATTAGGACTTGTGCCCATCGGTGCTGCAGGTTTGACCGTCGTGGGCATTCTATTGGCTACTACAACGGGCAGTTACCAACCTCCGGCAGAAGCCACCATTGCAGCCTTCTGGGCGAATGATGGCGCTCTGGGAATTCTCGTTAACCTGACACTGATTGGTATCTTCGGCGGTTTCTTTATCGTGCCCCTCTATTCCATGATGCAGGAGCGGTCGGATCCCGAAATTCGCGCGCGGATCATTGCCGTTAATAACGTGTTCAATGCGTTGTTTATGGTGGTCGCTGCGGTGCTGGGGATCGTTTTCCTGAACGTTCTCGACGCAACCATTCCGCAGTTCTTCCTCATCATCGCGCTGATGAATGCAGCCGTGGCTATTTTCGTATTCAACCGGGTACCAGAATTCGCCATGCGCCTGCTGATCTGGCTGCTGTCGCACACCATGTACCGGGTGAAGCATCAGGGACTTGAAAAAATCCCCGCCGAAGGCGCGGCCATTATCGCCTGCAACCATGTGAGCTATGTGGACGCGCTGCTATTGGCCGGTGCGATACGCCGCCCCATCCGCTTTATCATGTACAAGCCCATTTATGAAATTCCGGTACTGCACTTCATCTTCAAGACCAGCCGCGCCATTCCCATCTGCTCACGACAGCGGGACCCGGAGGGCTACGCCAGGGCATTTGAAGAAATTGAGCAGGGACTGAAAGACGGCGACCTGCTATGCATCTTCCCCGAGGGCCAGCTAACCAAAGATGGCGAGCTACAACCGTTCAAGGCGGGGATTGAAAAAATCCTGCAGCGCACACCGGTACCGGTCATTCCCATGGCGTTGCGCGGCCTGTGGGGGAGTTTCTTCAGCCACAAAGACGGGCACGCGTTCAGCACGCTACCAAAGCGATTCTGGTCCAGGGTGTGTGTGGTAGCGGATCAGCCGCTTGAGGCATCGGCGGTAAAACTGGATGAGCTTCAGGAACGGGTGCTGGGGCTCAGGGGAGAACAGCGTTAA